ggttttgtaaaatgcctatggaaactccccataggacttttggttatccaaaatgcatactgacaatcaaatgcttactgcacatgaacccctatgtgtagaagcataatcctggtctcaaatgaaagctaacactttgaggtttcttgtggactatttagattgtatgtcaggtgttctgatatagactgactacacaaaatatgaaataattacATAAAAGTCTCAATGTAGTGTTCAATGTAGTGTTCaaggttcaatgagtgtgtataagatagactatacatctgtacaactgatattggataatacaacatgaagattcaatttctatggattcttgtgaatatttcagtacccaatatgttgcatctttgtgctgcagctacactgcagccagaggtcaaaagcggaggagggggaggggggcattttggatccaatttaattgagacataataagattcatctgagaatgtaaagcactacacagattgtacatgaaaagttgtcatttttggattcccaagaatcaaagctttcaaatggtgtttaacattactatgctacatagcaatatggtgcatacaacatacaattgatttagaatgtttggGGGTGTAAGAATAAGACGTGTTCATTTTAAAGAGATGTAGTAATCATAAGTAACAATCACATGACACATGTAATAATCTACAATACTCTTAGCCTTGCTCTGCCTGACTGTTCAGATTCCACCAGGCTTCTACACCCTAGCAaagcaagcaaaaaaaaaaacccagttAGAAAATCATCTTGCTCTTTTTTTGGTTAGAGGTGGGTTGGGGCtcagtgtgtgtattaatgctCCTGTCCTCCGTTTGGCCTGTGGAgttgggggctgtgtgtgtgtgtgtgtgtgtgtaatgctttTCTGCTTCATCTCAGACTGACAGGAAGATGAACACTCCCTCGACCGTCACCATGGCGCTGATGGACCCGCAGGACCACACATCCCTGTCAGACAAGCAGTCACCCACTCAGCAGCTCTCCATCagcgtgtaagtgtgtgtgtgcgtgtgcgtgtgcgcgcgcgtgcatgtgtgtgtctctctctctctctctctcctcctctctgtgtactgtgtgtgtgtgtctctctccctcccctgtgcactgtgtgtgtgtgtcactctccctcccctgtgcactgtgtgtgtgtgtcactctccctcccctgtgcactgtgtgtgtgtgtgtgtgtgtgtgtgtgtgtgtgtgtgtgtgtgcctctctctctctctcctcctctctgtgcactgtgtgtgtgtgtgtgtgtgtctctctccctcccctgtgcactgtgtgtgtgtgtgtgtgtgtctctctccctccctgtgcactgtgtgtgtgtgtgtgtgtgtgtgtgtgtgtctctctccctcccctgtgcactgtgtgtgtgtgtgtgtgtgtgtgtgtgtgtgtgtgtgtgtgtgtctctctcctcctctctgtgtactgtgtgtgtctgtgtgtgtctctctctctcccttgtgcactgtgtgtgtgtgtgtgtgtgtgtgtgtgtgtgtgtgtgtgtgtgtgcacatgttcaTCTTATtccgtgtgtgcatgtctgtgctgTTCTCTggtgtgtgcagttgtgtgggtactctcccctgtgtgtgctgtgcatgttGCATGCAATAAGGAGAGCTTTCCACCTGttactgtgtgcgtgcgtgtgtgtgtgtgtgtgtgtgtgtgtgtgtgtgtgtgtgtgtgtgtgaacagaacaGTGTTCTCTCTAGCGGTGTGTGAGTGCGGTCAAGCATCCTTGTGTGGGCTGATTAAGTCGAGATGGGATTTTATGTTCGACTGGGGTGCTTTTTGGTGGTATGTGCAATTGTGAACGtatgcatttctctctctctctctctctctctcttttcctgtgtgtgtgtatgcgaatCTATGCGTGTTATTATTCTTGGAGGGCACTCTCCAAGTGAAGTGGCTGAAATGCAGGGCACAATGTGTTTCGTAAGCTTTATGTAACTGAGTAATTTCATTTGAAACAAagatgacaaaaaacaaaacaaagcaaaaatacAGTCTCATGGAAGGCCTCATcaggcctctctgtgtgtgtgtgtgtgtgtgtgtgtgtgtgtgcttctgtgtgtgtgcttctgtgtgtgtgtgtgtgtgtgtatctctgtgtgcttctgtgtgtgtgtgtgtgtgtgtgtgtgtgtatctgtgtgctgcttctgtgtgtgtgtgtgtgtatgtgtgtgtgtgtgtatctgtgtgtgtgtgtgtgtgtgtgtgtgtgtgtgtgtgtgtgtgtgtatctgtgtgcttttgtgtgtgtgtgtgtgtgtgtgtgtgtgtgtgtgtgtgtgtgtgtgtgtgtctgtgtgtgcttctgtgtgtgtgtgtgtgtatctctgtgtgcttctctgtgtgtgtgtgtgtgtgtatctctgtgtgcttctgtgtgtgtgtgtgtgtgtgtgtgtgtgtttgagaccaTCGTTGTCTGCTCGTGTGGAGCGGGATGTTAGTGAGTGCAGTCGCACCTGATAAGCTTTTTTTCGCCATATGACGGTCCGGCCGCGTCTGTTTCTCTCCTGTCCGCCGCAGGTGCGCCGCGCTGTACTCCTACAAGCCGCAGCGCTTCGAGGAGCTGGAGCTGTGCAAAGGTGAGATGGTGGGCGTCTACGGCAAGTTCAAGGAAGGCTGGCTGCAGGGGCTCTCGCTGCGGTCGGGCAAAGTGGGCATTCTGCCCAGCAACTACGTCACCCCCGTCCTCAGGTCAGTGACTTGAGTGCCAGCGAGGTTGCTGAGTGAGTCATTAGCGCCTGATGCTTCACTTTAGTCTCCTGGGTGACCCCTGTGTCAGAGGAACAGAGTTGATGGACAGGCCTCCCTCCAGGCATGAGCACGAGTACAACAACATTTCtgaagccaaaaaaaaaaaatgatgaggaAACCTAGAAATGCGGTTTAATAATTTACCACTGTGCCATCTGGAGACCTCTAGAATGTGATAATGAATGCAATGTTTTTCCTGGCAGAGAGATGGTGTTTGTAGACCGTGGTTGTGAGATTCTGTGGGGACAGGTCGACAGTTTCGGATTGTTTATGCCTTTAGAACTTCGGCGAGGTTTGTGGAGTCCAAGTCCACCCCGTCGTCGGTCAGCACGGGGGCGGGAAAGAGGCATGGCGCCCAGAAGCCTCTGAGCGCGGTCCTGGATCAGGTCAACAACGCCAACGGAATGATGTCGGCAGCTGCTGGACAGGGGCATACGGTCGCCCTGGCAACCCAGCCGGTGATGTCATCTCACGGAGTGTCGAGAAGCACGCACTCGGGGGCCAAGCACAGCTGGGAGATTGTGAGGCGTGCCTTTCATTCCACACACAAAGGTGGGGACAGCTAATCTAACTCTCTGACGCACAGTCATAAGGTGATGATTACTAGCCAAGCCAAGCTCTGACCTCACTGTTTAGCAATTTCACCtcttcaccttttgtttgatTGCATAGCTAATGGAAAGTGACAAATCTTTTGTTTTGAAGGGTACACATTTAAGATCTTACATAGGGCTTAACCAAAAAAAAACCCCTTTAAAACCTCAACTAAAACCAAACCAAAATATTGTTGATAAATAATAGGTAAATAGATATAAATGAATGACTCacttttggaaatgttatttataGAACCATGCCTATGAATTATGATCTGTCTGTCAACTTCAAGTTGATATGTGAATTCTGTTACATTCTCACCCCTTAATCTTCCAGACTAACAATTGGCAAATAAAGTGAATGTAACTCTGAATGTAACTCTTTTCTGTTGTTCAGGTTCAGTTCGGCGAGGAAACCATCAATCCCACCTGACTCCAAGCCTCCAGCCTCCGTCTACGGACCTGGGCCAGATTTACAGCTATGGCCGCTCACCTGTGCTGCCCAGGAAGAGGAACGGCCTCTTCTCCAACCCCATGCGGCCGCAGCAGTGCTGGACCACTGACACACTACCGCCCTCTGGTGGAGGCTACCAGACAGTGTACAGGGACGCTTTCCACAAAGAGGCCTCATCAGGGCCCCTCCACTCCATCTTGGTGAAGCCAGACTCAAACAAGTACAACACGGACAAGGTAGAGGTCATTAACTTTAAACAATGTAAATCAgagtagctttttttttttagattataATTGTTGTCTAAAACATAGCCACATGTTGTCTGATATGGTAATTATGATTATAAGTTGTAATCATAATTAAACTACAGTATGATGTAATCATGCACAATATCATGTAATCATATTGTAATCATGTATGATTATGATGCATTACCATATTTTTCTATTGTCCTCAGCCTGTGAAAACGGTGCGGTTCCTGACAGAGGAGACACCCCAGCTGGGGTCATGGACGACCCCCCTGAGCTCTGGGAGGCAGCTGTACTCTGGGTCCCAGTCCAGCCCTCCTATCATGGAGCTGTGGAACCCTTCAGCCATTCTGGGTCGAGATGGGAACAGCTCTGTGCTCAAAGACATCAAGACCAGCTCGCTGAAAAAGAGCTTCGGCCTGGACCACGCCTATGGAGACGGCTCTCCATTCAGTTTGAAGTCATCTGTTGGCCTTAACAGTCCAAGCAGGTTAGTGGATGTATGTATGTCCTATGTGCACATTCttaaatacattttcttaaacatGTTCTATAATGTACAAGAAATTAGTGAGACATCTAGGGTGTCAACATTGCTTGTCAATCTGTTTAGCCAGTTCATGATTCAACTGATAAAATAAGAGATTATTAATTGCTTCTTTTTTTGTGATAACCATCCTTTTTTACCTTCAGACACAGAGTAGTTATTGGCTATTCTGCCAGGACCGATGCTGAGATTAACCTATCAGAAGGGGAGACGGTTCTGGTCCAGAGACCTCGTCTGGACGGACGGATTCTGGTGACGCAGGAAACCACGGGGAGAACAGGCCTCTTCCAGGGCACAGTTTTGGGATGCCTTGAAAAATTGATGTGACATTGTCCATAGTAAATATATACTGCATTTTCCCTCGAGGAAACAAATGTACTGCCAAATGTCTAGCTTATGAGCATATGTTCATATCAATGCACTTCTGATGCATTACTGTTTTGACGACCTGTTCTAAGGTACCACAAAAGCAATATGACTCCCGGACCTGGCACTATCCTTGGGGTTTATTTTCCTAAGCGTGTAACACCTACTGACATGCCTGTGCCTTCAAGGTGGCTTTGCTAATGAGATTAATGTAAATGGATATGTTGACAGAAACAGAGACCAGAGAGGTAAAACACCACTGCAAAACAGAAgtgaatttatttattgttaaatataaacaaatacattCATGTGGTGTTTCTTTAAAACCAGGTAGTGTTTTCTtcacctgattttttttttgcatagacaCAGAGGTGGTCCTCTCCCACAGTGCATCCATCTGTTTTAGGCTGCGCAGTCTCAGTGAGTGTTGTGCTCACCCCTTGTGAGTGGTGAAAATGTGCTTTT
The Alosa alosa isolate M-15738 ecotype Scorff River chromosome 21, AALO_Geno_1.1, whole genome shotgun sequence genome window above contains:
- the sh3rf2 gene encoding E3 ubiquitin-protein ligase SH3RF2 isoform X3, translating into MEDLALLDLLECPLCLEPLDVTAKVLPCQHTFCKPCLQRQEQSSRSGLRCPECRSPVARAVEELPTNLLLVRLLEGFQHGPLGAGTDKGHVDCVPRQGGRDTQSHQYTQELESDRVSVYSRISSSNQQHDKSKSGDRNMKPGDVMGVGRKEDENRRYADVKAGGGLPLDNNMQQQLPLCTALCDFGVTDLDPRDFKDCLTFLKGDVITVIQRVDDNWVEGHLEDKVGIFPLQFTELNSVASRLLERRREQEYSSADSWAQIGRRKSGGGDRPGHERGATTSASVQRHASLLAQRRASAAGPSRATLLNSLNRPSAGTGAAAYAQQPLAPKTGPAPAAAATLVSAPAKLHRAVHGSKHRRSSSLHRGQRQTDRKMNTPSTVTMALMDPQDHTSLSDKQSPTQQLSISVCAALYSYKPQRFEELELCKGEMVGVYGKFKEGWLQGLSLRSGKVGILPSNYVTPVLRTSARFVESKSTPSSVSTGAGKRHGAQKPLSAVLDQVNNANGMMSAAAGQGHTVALATQPVMSSHGVSRSTHSGAKHSWEIVRRAFHSTHKGSVRRGNHQSHLTPSLQPPSTDLGQIYSYGRSPVLPRKRNGLFSNPMRPQQCWTTDTLPPSGGGYQTVYRDAFHKEASSGPLHSILVKPDSNKYNTDKPVKTVRFLTEETPQLGSWTTPLSSGRQLYSGSQSSPPIMELWNPSAILGRDGNSSVLKDIKTSSLKKSFGLDHAYGDGSPFSLKSSVGLNSPSRLVDTQSSYWLFCQDRC
- the sh3rf2 gene encoding E3 ubiquitin-protein ligase SH3RF2 isoform X2; translation: MEDLALLDLLECPLCLEPLDVTAKVLPCQHTFCKPCLQRQEQSSRSGLRCPECRSPVARAVEELPTNLLLVRLLEGFQHGPLGAGTDKGHVDCVPRQGGRDTQSHQYTQELESDRVYSRISSSNQQHDKSKSGDRNMKPGDVMGVGRKEDENRRYADVKAGGGLPLDNNMQQQLPLCTALCDFGVTDLDPRDFKDCLTFLKGDVITVIQRVDDNWVEGHLEDKVGIFPLQFTELNSVASRLLERRREQEYSSADSWAQIGRRKSGGGDRPGHERGATTSASVQRHASLLAQRRASAAGPSRATLLNSLNRPSAGTGAAAYAQQPLAPKTGPAPAAAATLVSAPAKLHRAVHGSKHRRSSSLHRGQRQTDRKMNTPSTVTMALMDPQDHTSLSDKQSPTQQLSISVCAALYSYKPQRFEELELCKGEMVGVYGKFKEGWLQGLSLRSGKVGILPSNYVTPVLRTSARFVESKSTPSSVSTGAGKRHGAQKPLSAVLDQVNNANGMMSAAAGQGHTVALATQPVMSSHGVSRSTHSGAKHSWEIVRRAFHSTHKGSVRRGNHQSHLTPSLQPPSTDLGQIYSYGRSPVLPRKRNGLFSNPMRPQQCWTTDTLPPSGGGYQTVYRDAFHKEASSGPLHSILVKPDSNKYNTDKPVKTVRFLTEETPQLGSWTTPLSSGRQLYSGSQSSPPIMELWNPSAILGRDGNSSVLKDIKTSSLKKSFGLDHAYGDGSPFSLKSSVGLNSPSRHRVVIGYSARTDAEINLSEGETVLVQRPRLDGRILVTQETTGRTGLFQGTVLGCLEKLM
- the sh3rf2 gene encoding E3 ubiquitin-protein ligase SH3RF2 isoform X1 gives rise to the protein MEDLALLDLLECPLCLEPLDVTAKVLPCQHTFCKPCLQRQEQSSRSGLRCPECRSPVARAVEELPTNLLLVRLLEGFQHGPLGAGTDKGHVDCVPRQGGRDTQSHQYTQELESDRVSVYSRISSSNQQHDKSKSGDRNMKPGDVMGVGRKEDENRRYADVKAGGGLPLDNNMQQQLPLCTALCDFGVTDLDPRDFKDCLTFLKGDVITVIQRVDDNWVEGHLEDKVGIFPLQFTELNSVASRLLERRREQEYSSADSWAQIGRRKSGGGDRPGHERGATTSASVQRHASLLAQRRASAAGPSRATLLNSLNRPSAGTGAAAYAQQPLAPKTGPAPAAAATLVSAPAKLHRAVHGSKHRRSSSLHRGQRQTDRKMNTPSTVTMALMDPQDHTSLSDKQSPTQQLSISVCAALYSYKPQRFEELELCKGEMVGVYGKFKEGWLQGLSLRSGKVGILPSNYVTPVLRTSARFVESKSTPSSVSTGAGKRHGAQKPLSAVLDQVNNANGMMSAAAGQGHTVALATQPVMSSHGVSRSTHSGAKHSWEIVRRAFHSTHKGSVRRGNHQSHLTPSLQPPSTDLGQIYSYGRSPVLPRKRNGLFSNPMRPQQCWTTDTLPPSGGGYQTVYRDAFHKEASSGPLHSILVKPDSNKYNTDKPVKTVRFLTEETPQLGSWTTPLSSGRQLYSGSQSSPPIMELWNPSAILGRDGNSSVLKDIKTSSLKKSFGLDHAYGDGSPFSLKSSVGLNSPSRHRVVIGYSARTDAEINLSEGETVLVQRPRLDGRILVTQETTGRTGLFQGTVLGCLEKLM